One Siniperca chuatsi isolate FFG_IHB_CAS linkage group LG5, ASM2008510v1, whole genome shotgun sequence DNA window includes the following coding sequences:
- the gstt1a gene encoding glutathione S-transferase theta-1a gives MISAVFTIYRAKLRPKVRLLNHDGLLTLNCRHHLKINERLSEERRSSGQTEDNRRGRRGPKHRGNVVETKLLPSDSDIMELYLDLLSQPCRAVFLFAKAVGIPFEFKLVDLAAGQQYSEEFGKISIAKKVPVMKDGSFILTESVAILKYLVQKYSSSVADHWYPANLQQRARVNEYLSWQHMNLRAHGSKVFLLRVLFPVIMGSEAPKAKMDVAVEDLNQSLKLLEEKFLQNKPFIIGDKISLADLVAIVDIMQPFGSGLDVFEGRPKLIGWRERVKKELGEKLFDEGHELIMSASSLAQKMQNSSDLETLKPKFQRLFI, from the exons ATGATCTCAGCAGTGTTTACAATATACCGGGCCAAGCTGAGGCCAAAGGTCAGACTGCTCAACCACGACGGCCTGCTTACTTTGAACTGTCGCCaccatttaaaaatcaatgagCGTCTCAGCGAGGAGAGGCGGAGTTCTGGGCAGACAGAGGATAACAGGCGCGGCAGGAGAGGACCGAAGCACAGAGGGAACGTGGTGGAAACGAAGCTGCTGCCTTCAGACTCGGACATCATGGAGCTCTACCTCGACCTGCTCTCCCAGCCCTGCCGCGCCGTCTTCCTGTTCGCCAAAGCGGTCGGGATTCCCTTTGAGTTTAAGCTTGTCGACCTCGCTGCAG ggcAGCAGTACAGCGAGGAGTTTGGAAAAATCAGCATCGCTAAGAAGGTTCCTGTCATGAAGGATGGAAGCTTCATTCTGACGGAAAG CGTTGCGATCCTGAAGTACCTGGTGCAGAAATATTCGTCGTCAGTGGCAGATCACTGGTATCCAGCTAACCTGCAGCAGCGAGCTCGCGTTAATGAATACCTGTCCTGGCAGCACATGAACCTCAGAGCTCACGGCTCAAAGGTCTTCCTGCTCAGG GTTCTGTTTCCTGTCATCATGGGCTCCGAGGCCCCGAAGGCGAAGATGGACGTTGCTGTCGAGGATCTGAATCAGTCGCTcaagctgctggaggagaaatTCCTGCAGAACAAACCGTTCATCATCGGCGACAAAATCTCTCTGGCTGATCTGGTGGCTATAGTTGACATCATGCAG cCTTTTGGCTCTGGCCTGGATGTGTTTGAAGGCCGGCCGAAGCTGATCGGCTGGAGAGAGCGAGTGAAGAAGGAGCTCGGTGAAAAGTTGTTCGACGAAGGTCACGAGCTGATCATGAGCGCGAGCAGCCTGGCGCAGAAGATGCAGAACAGCAGCGATCTGGAGACACTCAAACCAaagtttcagaggcttttcatCTGA
- the cfap157 gene encoding cilia- and flagella-associated protein 157, with amino-acid sequence MTEIIGSGVKEKSLYLIQIQYLDERLERCQLECHNLEKQNKDLVSQYGALEKDKKDTTEHLKPFVVAKQKMVDELAEQLAEQQQAAEQEREALKLQHSQQIQELQEQVDRLNSESVMRAARFEEQQEQLMQWMQQLSDKEPLKKQLVSQKEEHEAAIHSLKKEAELGMKKMIEKRQKAVDDCVKMETSNILKKERAQHSERSRQLRFLRIEAVALQKEKDALQGRENDLFIELDDLKKDFNKITQESFTRKKEVEQLTKKCQQLEVELTDCSITHKHLMAKEETLRQELASVSKECCRKISETDQLAAELQRERSRKRQLEGVMQEAVIIIRNIQEDSEKGSETQWKMQRLLEVLESTAPQGTGSALRDSTEKSSRGQKLQTTGPKPVRAETLNLATDPLFLMARYRPGDLGLVPRPTWKHKPAISRTGAPSTSTQLPLNRKLCSHKTSSSVDPSDPAPQPDQSDPAPQPDQSDPAPQPDPSDPAPQPDPSDPPQQADSEAGASTSADC; translated from the exons ATGACGGAAATAATCGGTTCTGGCGTCAAAGAGAAGTCGTTATATTTGATACAAATTCAATATCTGGATGAGCGGTTGGAGAG ATGTCAGCTTGAATGCCACAACCTGGAGAAACAGAACAAGGACCTCGTCTCTCAGTACGGAGCGCTGGAGAAGGACAAGAAAGACACCACTGAGCACCTGAAGCCCTTCGTGGTTGCAAAACAGAAGATGGTGGACGAGCTGGCTGAGCAGCtggctgagcagcagcaggctgccGAGCAGGAGCGAGAGGCCCTGAAGCTGCAGCACAGCCAGCAGATACAGGAGCTGCAGGAACAAGTCGACAGACTTAACTCAGAGAGCGTGATGCGGG cGGCAAGGtttgaggagcagcaggagcagctgaTGCAGTGGATGCAGCAGCTGTCCGACAAAGAGCCTCTGAAGAAGCAGCTGGTCAGTCAGAAGGAAGAGCATGAAGCTGCCATCCACAGCCTGAAGAAGGAAGCAGAGTTGGGgatgaaaaa GATGATTGAGAAGAGGCAGAAAGCAGTGGACGATTGCGTTAAGATGGAGACCTCCAACATTCTTAAGAAGGAGAGGGCCCAGCACAGCGAGCGGTCGAGGCAGCTCCGGTTCCTGCGGATCGAGGCCGTGGCCCTGCAGAAGGAGAAGGACGCCCTGCAAGGCAGAGAGAATGATCTATTCATTGAGTTGGACGACCTGAAGAAAGATTTCAACAAGATCACACAGGAGAGCTTCACCCGCAAGAAG GAGGTGGAGCAGCTGACGAAGAAGTGCCAACAACTGGAGGTGGAGCTAACGGACTGTAGCATCACCCACAAGCACCTGATGGCCAAGGAAGAGACTCTCAG gcAGGAGCTGGCCTCAGTGTCCAAAGAGTGCTGTCGAAAAATATCAGAGACAGATCAGCTGGCGGCCGAGctacagagggaaaggagcagGAAGAGGCAGCTGGAAGGCGTCATGCAGGAAGCAGTCATCATTATCAGAAACATCCAGGAG GACTCAGAGAAGGGGTCCGAGACTCAATGGAAGATGCAGAGGCTGCTGGAGGTCCTGGAGAGCACTGCCCCCCAGGGAACAGGCTCCGCCCTCAGGGACTCCACTGAGAAGAGCAGTCGAGGACAGAAACTGCAGACCACTGGCCCCAAACCAGTCAG AGCAGAGACCCTGAACCTGGCCACAGATCCGTTGTTCCTGATGGCTCGCTACAGGCCAGGCGACCTCGGCCTCGTACCTCGACCCACGTGGAAACACAAACCAGCCATCTCCAGGACGGGTGCCCCGTCCACCAGCACCCAGCTGCCTCTCAACAG GAAACTCTGCAGTCACAAGACATCCAGCTCTGTTGACCCGTCTGACCCGGCTCCTCAGCCTGACCAGTCTGACCCGGCTCCTCAGCCTGACCAGTCTGACCCGGCTCCTCAGCCTGACCCGTCTGACCCGGCTCCTCAGCCTGACCCGTCTGATCCTCCTCAGCAGGCTGATTCAGAGGCAGGAGCCTCCACCTCTGCAGACTGCTGA